From Candidatus Binataceae bacterium, a single genomic window includes:
- a CDS encoding AAA family ATPase, with amino-acid sequence MPTRTQCAEAMQGDLPEIVGAMLRTEIYPERPRTVELRQTHISYVFLAGDYVYKIKKPVRFPFLDACTLDRRHQLCLEEVRLNRRLAPDVYLDVVPILCRRDGEFALGTAGTAAAGTEDVVEWAVRMRRLDEDAMLDRMVAEGKASVAQIRAVAARLAAFHRTASSDRGWKYGAAAAIWRLVRGNLGELALECARTLAPADLDELERFAHRTIEARWSLLNRRALGGRVCEGHGDLRCEHVSLAGGKITIIDCVEFSDSLRYVDAASDVGFLAMDLDRLGAHGLADELVAAYREASGDADLPPLIPLYKFHRALVRAKVESLTSRDPAVEPEHRAAAGAAAARYVALALEFARESRPAMLVVCGLAGSGKSTVARRLADRLGFDWLRSDEIRKRLAGVAPVVRLSDGYGAGAYSREFTEKTYAALLDEASAHLGSGAGVIVDATFAASVYRARALALAARARVPVLFVECMASRDEIVRRLTARAARTDEVSDAGVATYLRQRPEFAALQEVPDSSHLVIDTERGLEAACASIVGRLKSLGRAGG; translated from the coding sequence ATGCCGACGCGAACGCAGTGCGCCGAGGCCATGCAAGGCGACCTGCCCGAGATCGTGGGCGCGATGTTGCGCACGGAGATTTATCCCGAGCGTCCGCGCACGGTTGAGCTGCGCCAGACCCACATTTCATACGTGTTTCTCGCCGGAGACTACGTTTACAAGATAAAGAAGCCGGTTCGCTTCCCGTTTCTCGACGCTTGCACGCTCGATCGGCGCCACCAACTGTGCCTCGAAGAGGTCCGGCTTAATCGGCGGCTCGCGCCCGACGTCTACCTCGACGTCGTACCGATCCTCTGCCGCCGCGACGGCGAATTCGCACTGGGAACGGCCGGCACGGCGGCGGCCGGGACCGAGGACGTGGTCGAGTGGGCGGTCCGGATGCGCCGGCTCGACGAAGACGCGATGCTGGATCGGATGGTGGCCGAGGGCAAGGCGAGCGTGGCGCAGATTCGCGCGGTCGCCGCGCGGCTCGCCGCATTTCATCGTACAGCTTCCTCCGATCGGGGATGGAAATATGGCGCCGCAGCCGCGATCTGGCGCCTGGTGCGCGGAAACCTTGGCGAGCTCGCGCTCGAGTGCGCGCGCACGCTCGCACCGGCCGATTTGGACGAGCTCGAACGCTTCGCCCATCGCACGATCGAAGCTCGCTGGAGCCTGCTTAACCGCCGGGCCCTCGGCGGCCGCGTGTGCGAGGGCCATGGGGACTTGCGTTGCGAACACGTCTCGCTGGCCGGCGGCAAGATCACGATCATCGACTGCGTCGAGTTCAGCGATAGCCTGCGCTACGTGGACGCGGCCTCCGACGTGGGATTTCTCGCGATGGATCTCGATCGCTTGGGCGCCCACGGACTGGCGGACGAGCTGGTCGCAGCATATCGCGAAGCCTCGGGCGATGCCGACCTTCCGCCGTTGATCCCGCTCTACAAATTCCATCGCGCGCTGGTGCGCGCCAAAGTCGAGAGCCTGACCAGCCGGGACCCTGCGGTCGAGCCTGAGCATCGCGCCGCCGCTGGCGCCGCCGCGGCCCGTTATGTCGCGCTGGCGCTCGAATTCGCGCGCGAGTCGCGACCCGCGATGCTCGTGGTCTGCGGGCTTGCGGGCAGCGGCAAATCGACCGTGGCGCGCCGCCTCGCGGATCGGCTCGGATTCGATTGGCTGCGCTCCGACGAAATCCGCAAGCGGCTCGCTGGCGTCGCGCCCGTCGTGCGCCTCTCCGACGGCTACGGGGCGGGCGCCTACAGCCGCGAGTTCACCGAAAAGACCTACGCCGCCCTGCTCGATGAAGCCTCAGCGCATCTCGGCAGCGGCGCCGGCGTGATCGTCGACGCGACCTTTGCCGCGTCCGTTTATCGCGCCCGGGCACTGGCGCTTGCGGCGCGCGCTCGCGTGCCCGTGCTGTTCGTCGAATGCATGGCGAGCCGCGATGAGATCGTGCGCCGTCTCACGGCGCGTGCCGCCCGCACCGATGAAGTTTCCGACGCGGGCGTAGCGACCTATCTGCGCCAGCGTCCGGAATTCGCCGCGCTCCAAGAGGTCCCCGATTCCAGCCATCTGGTGATCGATACGGAGCGCGGCCTCGAAGCGGCCTGCGCGTCGATCGTCGGACGGCTAAAGAGCCTCGGGCGCGCCGGTGGATGA
- a CDS encoding universal stress protein, whose amino-acid sequence MPEKAWAKLVPAAYLSAPLAQPDQCQPIAETAAHSHDIFVPVRFFTEYVLLLASDVLYPLAPSAWQKGELEPDIAISSHRRWSGFCVQFFDETKTKAIMKLFNKILCAVEFDESSPTVVHFAREIAKEYGATLCLLHVTPLPLNATEFSPIPMDPYPVWEKTARAELEKLAAAHLEGRGVTYKIETRSAEAADGILGQAQDMDADLIVLATHGRRGVSHFLIGSVAERVIRRSPRPVLVVRPREVAPGSN is encoded by the coding sequence ATGCCCGAGAAGGCATGGGCGAAGCTCGTCCCCGCGGCGTATTTATCCGCCCCGTTGGCTCAGCCTGATCAGTGCCAACCGATTGCCGAAACAGCAGCTCATAGTCACGATATATTTGTGCCGGTCCGTTTTTTTACGGAATATGTGTTGCTATTGGCGTCAGATGTTTTGTATCCATTGGCGCCAAGTGCGTGGCAGAAAGGCGAGTTGGAGCCAGATATCGCCATTTCGTCACATCGACGATGGTCCGGCTTTTGCGTTCAGTTTTTCGATGAGACGAAAACCAAAGCAATTATGAAGCTCTTTAACAAAATTCTCTGCGCGGTAGAGTTTGACGAATCCTCGCCAACCGTAGTGCATTTTGCGCGTGAAATAGCCAAGGAATACGGCGCGACGCTTTGCCTGCTGCACGTTACGCCGCTTCCGCTCAACGCCACCGAGTTCTCGCCTATTCCGATGGATCCCTATCCGGTTTGGGAGAAGACCGCGCGGGCCGAGCTCGAGAAACTCGCGGCCGCACATCTTGAAGGGCGAGGCGTTACCTACAAAATTGAGACACGGAGCGCCGAGGCCGCCGACGGCATCCTCGGACAGGCCCAGGATATGGACGCCGACCTGATCGTGCTGGCGACGCATGGCCGCAGGGGGGTGAGCCATTTTCTGATCGGCAGCGTCGCCGAGCGAGTTATCCGCCGCTCGCCGCGGCCCGTACTGGTGGTCAGGCCGCGAGAGGTTGCGCCTGGCAGTAATTAG
- a CDS encoding sigma 54-interacting transcriptional regulator, translated as MSSSPAQARPSAVPSARVGKLSYYHLLWDHELAELAPIMEALATHRREVLEHWYQLYLLHFGEERSLAQSEFFELCGLDLDATTETLRAGTFEQFVIRMRRIGVALAERRVPFAEVVASMHLFEESAIANFPPAVDPSMYRVFDKVSHCRIIALSEAYFRDQAALAAARIESLEKEADLLDGQPRTNFHGLVGVAPAMLRLRARIESAAGVRGTVLIVGESGTGKELVARALHECSRTPTAPFVALNCAAIPRDLIESELFGYKRGAFSGAAIDYPGLFRAAEGGTLFLDEITEMSAATQSKLLRALQERTVRPVGSTREVPFDVRVVASSNRDPQTAVSEGHLREDLYYRLQVNLIEVPPLRERLEDLPLLADHFIALFNRRTMRAAPIIGVEPQALEAMSRYSWPGNVRELSNAIESAFTFGESNMVRRADLPSAIAIAAGFAPAMQSAPAANTGTLSISDTECDLIRRALTSTGGNKLRAAKLLGISRKRLYARLRRYRIK; from the coding sequence ATGAGTTCGTCTCCGGCGCAAGCCAGGCCGTCCGCCGTGCCGTCCGCGCGCGTCGGCAAACTCAGCTACTATCACCTGCTCTGGGATCATGAGCTGGCCGAGCTTGCGCCGATCATGGAAGCGCTCGCGACTCATCGCAGAGAAGTCCTAGAGCACTGGTATCAGCTTTACCTGCTCCACTTCGGCGAAGAACGTTCCCTCGCGCAAAGCGAGTTCTTCGAGCTCTGCGGGCTGGACCTTGATGCCACCACCGAGACGCTGCGCGCAGGCACCTTCGAGCAGTTCGTGATCCGGATGCGCCGGATCGGGGTGGCGCTCGCGGAGCGGCGGGTGCCCTTCGCCGAGGTCGTCGCCTCGATGCATCTGTTCGAGGAGAGTGCGATCGCGAATTTTCCGCCCGCGGTCGATCCTTCGATGTACCGGGTGTTCGACAAGGTCAGCCACTGCCGCATAATCGCGCTCTCTGAAGCGTATTTCAGGGATCAGGCGGCGCTCGCCGCGGCGCGCATCGAGAGCCTCGAGAAAGAAGCCGACCTGCTTGACGGACAGCCACGGACGAACTTTCATGGCCTGGTCGGCGTGGCGCCGGCGATGCTGCGGCTGCGCGCGCGGATCGAGTCGGCGGCAGGCGTGCGCGGCACGGTGCTGATCGTCGGCGAAAGCGGCACCGGCAAGGAGTTGGTGGCGCGCGCGCTGCATGAGTGTTCGCGCACCCCGACGGCTCCGTTCGTTGCGCTCAACTGCGCCGCAATTCCGCGCGACCTTATCGAAAGCGAGCTTTTCGGTTACAAGCGCGGCGCCTTCAGCGGCGCCGCGATCGACTACCCGGGGCTGTTTCGCGCCGCCGAGGGCGGCACGCTATTTCTCGACGAAATCACCGAGATGAGCGCGGCCACCCAGAGCAAGCTGCTGCGTGCCTTGCAGGAGCGCACGGTACGGCCGGTAGGCTCGACCCGCGAAGTGCCGTTTGACGTGCGGGTTGTCGCTTCGAGCAATCGCGACCCGCAGACCGCGGTCAGCGAGGGCCACCTGCGCGAGGACCTCTACTATCGACTCCAGGTCAACCTGATCGAGGTCCCGCCGCTGCGCGAGCGGCTCGAGGATCTACCGCTGCTCGCCGACCATTTCATCGCGCTCTTCAACCGGCGCACGATGAGGGCAGCGCCGATAATCGGGGTCGAGCCCCAGGCGCTCGAGGCGATGAGCCGTTACAGCTGGCCCGGCAACGTGCGTGAGCTTTCCAACGCGATCGAATCAGCGTTCACCTTCGGGGAGTCAAATATGGTCCGCCGCGCGGACCTGCCCTCGGCGATCGCGATTGCCGCCGGATTCGCTCCCGCCATGCAGAGCGCACCTGCAGCGAATACCGGTACGCTGAGCATCAGCGATACCGAGTGCGACCTGATCCGGCGGGCGCTGACCTCGACCGGCGGTAACAAGCTTCGCGCGGCCAAGCTGCTCGGCATCTCGCGCAAGCGCCTTTATGCCCGCCTGCGCCGATATCGAATCAAGTGA
- a CDS encoding alpha/beta fold hydrolase, which translates to MTPQEKFVNVRGARIRLLRAGSGEPLLYLHGLLGEVRWLPFFDLLSRHFTIYVPEHPGFGTSEGLERVETVDDLAFHYADLLDELDLQRPHVAGLSLGGWIAAELAVHYADRVRKLVLIDAMGLNVAGNFIPDIFAASPAETRALLFVDSNSALAQSLVSDSPSPEMLDLMLTCRQATARVAWNPYLHDPKLADRLYRVRAPTLILWGEADRLLTLEHGRLYEEKIRGAKLSIVKGCGHLPPLEKADDTARYTLEFLNS; encoded by the coding sequence ATGACGCCTCAAGAGAAGTTCGTCAACGTGCGTGGCGCCCGGATTCGTCTTCTCCGCGCGGGATCGGGAGAGCCGCTTCTATACCTTCACGGACTGCTTGGTGAAGTGCGATGGCTTCCTTTCTTCGATCTGTTGAGCCGCCACTTTACTATCTACGTTCCCGAACATCCGGGCTTTGGAACTTCGGAAGGTCTGGAGCGCGTGGAGACCGTCGATGACCTGGCTTTTCACTATGCCGATTTGCTGGACGAACTGGATTTGCAGCGCCCGCACGTCGCGGGCCTTTCGCTGGGCGGATGGATCGCCGCGGAACTCGCTGTTCATTACGCGGATCGCGTGCGCAAGCTCGTCCTGATCGACGCGATGGGGCTTAATGTCGCGGGCAATTTCATCCCGGACATTTTCGCCGCAAGCCCGGCCGAGACGAGAGCGCTGCTTTTCGTTGATTCGAATTCTGCGCTGGCCCAGAGCCTGGTCTCCGACTCGCCTTCGCCGGAAATGCTCGACCTGATGCTGACCTGTCGCCAGGCCACCGCCAGGGTCGCCTGGAATCCGTATCTGCACGATCCGAAGCTCGCGGATCGGCTCTATCGAGTGAGGGCTCCCACGCTGATTTTGTGGGGTGAGGCCGACCGTCTGCTAACCTTGGAACACGGGCGTCTCTACGAAGAGAAGATCCGGGGAGCGAAGCTTTCGATCGTGAAAGGATGCGGGCATCTGCCGCCGCTCGAGAAGGCTGACGACACGGCACGTTATACGCTGGAGTTCCTCAATTCATAG
- a CDS encoding CBS domain-containing protein, with protein MRVEHWMTANPLTVEPHTSVVHARGLLKEHRINQLPVMLNGRLVGMVTDRDLRDAMVTIRTLAEDSPDHPQARRQSPEVTVDTVMTGNAITIEPYDTMERAAVLMRRERIGALPVVHRGELRGILTRTDVLRAFLALANHERKRGVHRPWEETGQPRDVVAGSAGRRARA; from the coding sequence ATGCGTGTCGAACATTGGATGACCGCGAATCCGCTCACCGTCGAGCCGCACACTTCAGTTGTGCACGCGCGCGGACTGCTCAAGGAGCATCGGATCAACCAACTGCCCGTGATGCTTAACGGCAGGCTGGTGGGTATGGTGACCGACCGCGACTTGCGCGACGCGATGGTTACGATCCGCACGCTCGCAGAAGATTCGCCGGATCATCCGCAGGCTCGGCGACAGTCTCCGGAGGTCACCGTCGACACGGTAATGACGGGCAACGCGATCACGATCGAACCCTACGACACGATGGAACGGGCGGCGGTCTTGATGCGGCGCGAACGGATCGGCGCGCTGCCGGTGGTGCATCGCGGAGAGCTCCGGGGCATCCTCACCCGCACCGACGTGCTGCGGGCCTTCCTCGCGCTGGCGAACCACGAAAGGAAGAGGGGTGTTCACCGGCCTTGGGAAGAAACCGGGCAACCACGCGACGTGGTCGCGGGAAGCGCCGGGCGCCGGGCGCGCGCCTGA
- a CDS encoding Hpt domain-containing protein: MKGTAANFGASRMQALASALEMKGRAGALEGAWALLVQLQAECQRVRAALEAAR; encoded by the coding sequence ATGAAGGGCACCGCCGCCAACTTCGGCGCCTCGCGGATGCAGGCGCTCGCGAGCGCGCTCGAGATGAAAGGGCGCGCCGGCGCGCTCGAGGGCGCCTGGGCCCTCCTGGTTCAGTTGCAGGCCGAGTGCCAGAGAGTGCGCGCGGCGCTCGAAGCCGCCCGCTGA
- a CDS encoding cation-transporting P-type ATPase, which produces MDDDDAAASGNLAAGGADAAGESSGAAVAASLTGLGSKEARARLAEFGPNTMVERACGARLLRWLAMLADPMALMLAGAALLYLLLGKLHEAAVLSAVVVPVLSVDVLMEARSQSALKQLASAVAPRARVLRDGHPEEVPTAELVPGDLLLFREGDILHADGIVRNAANLALDESQLTGESEPREKTAHPGASPVEAGDSCLFFAGSMVLAGQGVGEITATGRRTRFGNLARLVGESELEATPMQIKTARAARWLVGIALTLSVAIFAVRWLGGVPPREALLYSVSLAMSAVCEEIVVVMTLFLTLAALRLSRQGVLVKRLASVETLGSTTVICMDKTGTLTAGKFALEVVRALEGGRLGEPALLEAAALACEPGAMDSLEREILAYCRRHGVDVETLHRQWRLAYDYPFDIAGKHMSHVWTRVSGGDGAAGSACIVAKGSLEGILEHCRVDLADRERALAMNSEMARQGMRVIAVAGRLAAAGASAGSVAAGAEGSSAQAPAGFSGLREQDERDLALYGLLGFRDPLRAEVPAAVGECQSAGVELKLITGDHALTAHAVAEAAGIIHDDSLIVNGSDLARLGADAAADLARRASIFARVQPEQKYQIIDALVRAGEIVAMIGDGINDAPALRRAHIGVSMGRRGTEVARAAADLVLLDDDFAALVHTVREGRRVFGNIQHSLRYLTGFKFALVGLALLAPILGLPILLLPVVLVWLELIVHPVSALAFEGEPGPSDLMRRSPRDPRAALIGRTRVVRSACSGAVLTLVTLALYAARLGRGVAYARAAAMVVLIVGSLFLMWAEVAGDRAWWKTPLPARASFWIVTSTVAASLPVFMTFAPAASLLQVAPIAAGDWAIAAALSIVPVIWRAAGTSAG; this is translated from the coding sequence GTGGATGACGACGACGCTGCCGCGAGCGGCAACCTCGCCGCCGGCGGCGCCGACGCCGCCGGTGAGTCGTCAGGTGCCGCAGTCGCCGCCAGTCTGACGGGACTTGGCAGCAAAGAAGCCAGAGCCCGGCTCGCCGAGTTTGGCCCCAACACGATGGTCGAACGCGCGTGCGGCGCGCGTCTTTTGCGGTGGCTCGCGATGCTGGCCGATCCGATGGCGCTGATGCTGGCCGGGGCGGCATTACTTTACCTGCTGCTTGGCAAGCTGCATGAAGCGGCCGTGTTGTCGGCCGTCGTCGTTCCGGTTCTGAGCGTGGACGTGCTGATGGAGGCGCGTTCGCAGAGCGCACTCAAGCAGCTCGCGAGCGCCGTGGCGCCGCGGGCGCGAGTTCTGCGCGACGGACATCCGGAGGAAGTTCCAACCGCTGAGCTGGTGCCCGGCGATCTGCTGCTTTTCCGCGAGGGCGACATCCTGCACGCCGACGGCATCGTGCGCAACGCCGCGAACCTCGCGCTCGATGAATCGCAACTGACGGGCGAATCCGAGCCGCGGGAAAAAACCGCGCATCCCGGCGCTTCTCCCGTCGAAGCTGGCGATAGTTGCCTCTTCTTCGCCGGCTCGATGGTGCTGGCAGGGCAGGGCGTGGGCGAAATCACCGCCACCGGCCGGCGCACGCGCTTCGGCAACCTCGCCCGCCTGGTCGGCGAGAGCGAACTTGAGGCGACGCCGATGCAAATCAAGACGGCGCGCGCCGCGCGATGGCTGGTCGGGATCGCACTCACCCTTTCGGTCGCGATTTTCGCCGTGCGATGGCTTGGTGGCGTGCCGCCGCGCGAGGCTCTGCTCTACTCGGTCAGCCTCGCGATGTCCGCGGTGTGCGAGGAAATAGTCGTCGTGATGACTCTTTTCCTGACCTTGGCGGCGCTCAGGCTCAGCCGGCAGGGCGTGCTGGTGAAGCGCCTGGCGAGCGTCGAGACGCTGGGCTCGACCACCGTCATCTGCATGGACAAGACCGGCACGCTCACGGCCGGCAAATTCGCGCTTGAGGTCGTTCGCGCGCTTGAGGGGGGACGGCTCGGCGAGCCCGCGCTGCTGGAGGCCGCTGCGCTCGCCTGCGAGCCCGGCGCGATGGACTCGCTCGAGCGGGAAATCCTCGCGTACTGCCGCCGCCACGGCGTCGACGTGGAAACGCTACATCGACAGTGGAGACTCGCCTACGACTATCCGTTCGATATCGCGGGCAAGCACATGTCGCATGTGTGGACGCGCGTTTCCGGCGGCGACGGCGCTGCCGGAAGCGCATGCATTGTGGCCAAGGGGTCGCTCGAGGGGATCCTCGAACACTGCAGAGTCGATCTCGCCGATCGCGAACGCGCGCTGGCGATGAACTCGGAGATGGCCAGGCAGGGGATGCGCGTGATCGCGGTCGCCGGCCGTTTAGCCGCCGCCGGCGCCTCCGCCGGTTCCGTCGCCGCGGGCGCTGAAGGCTCTTCGGCGCAAGCGCCCGCCGGCTTCAGCGGCCTGCGCGAGCAGGACGAGCGCGACCTTGCGCTGTACGGATTGCTGGGCTTTCGCGATCCGCTGCGCGCGGAAGTTCCGGCCGCGGTCGGCGAATGCCAATCGGCCGGAGTCGAGCTCAAGCTAATCACCGGCGACCATGCGTTGACGGCTCACGCGGTGGCCGAGGCTGCGGGAATAATCCATGACGATAGCTTGATCGTGAACGGCTCCGATCTCGCGCGGCTCGGTGCGGATGCGGCGGCCGATCTCGCGCGCCGCGCCAGCATCTTTGCCCGCGTGCAGCCTGAGCAGAAATATCAAATTATCGACGCCCTGGTGCGCGCAGGCGAGATCGTCGCGATGATCGGCGACGGCATCAACGACGCGCCCGCGCTGCGCCGAGCCCACATAGGCGTGAGCATGGGAAGGCGCGGCACCGAGGTCGCGCGCGCGGCCGCCGACCTCGTCCTGCTGGACGACGACTTCGCCGCCCTGGTGCATACCGTGCGCGAGGGACGCCGTGTGTTCGGCAATATCCAGCACTCGCTCCGATACCTGACCGGGTTCAAATTCGCCCTGGTGGGCCTGGCATTGCTCGCACCGATCCTGGGGCTGCCAATTCTATTGCTGCCGGTCGTGCTGGTGTGGCTCGAACTGATAGTGCATCCGGTCTCCGCGCTGGCCTTCGAGGGCGAGCCGGGTCCATCGGACCTGATGCGGCGGTCGCCGCGCGATCCTCGCGCTGCGTTGATCGGCCGCACGCGTGTTGTGCGCTCGGCGTGCTCGGGTGCGGTGCTGACGCTGGTGACCCTCGCCCTGTACGCGGCGCGCCTCGGCCGCGGCGTGGCCTACGCGCGGGCGGCAGCGATGGTGGTGCTAATTGTCGGGAGCCTGTTCCTGATGTGGGCCGAGGTGGCAGGTGACCGAGCGTGGTGGAAGACTCCGCTGCCGGCGCGTGCGAGTTTCTGGATCGTGACCTCGACGGTCGCTGCGAGCCTGCCGGTCTTTATGACATTTGCTCCGGCGGCCTCGCTTCTGCAGGTCGCGCCGATTGCGGCGGGCGACTGGGCGATCGCCGCAGCACTGTCGATCGTTCCCGTGATATGGCGTGCGGCCGGCACCTCCGCCGGCTGA
- a CDS encoding cytochrome c: MKNLTILLGVAAMVALTRVPARADSAQDNYTAYCVKCHGPEGHGDGPSAASLATKAQDFSDCAAMQKISDDTMFKVIKGGGAAAGLPGDMPSWSDGLSDAEIHDLVGFVRTFCKKK, encoded by the coding sequence ATGAAGAACCTGACGATTCTGCTGGGTGTTGCGGCGATGGTCGCGCTGACGAGAGTGCCCGCGCGCGCCGACAGCGCCCAGGACAACTACACCGCCTACTGCGTAAAGTGCCACGGGCCCGAAGGTCATGGCGACGGACCTTCCGCCGCCTCACTGGCAACCAAGGCTCAGGACTTCAGTGATTGTGCGGCGATGCAGAAGATCTCGGACGATACGATGTTCAAAGTGATAAAGGGCGGCGGCGCCGCGGCGGGCCTGCCAGGTGATATGCCGAGTTGGAGCGACGGTCTCTCCGACGCGGAAATTCACGACCTGGTTGGCTTCGTCCGCACCTTTTGCAAAAAGAAATAA
- a CDS encoding LLM class flavin-dependent oxidoreductase, translated as MKFYFFHLMPWPDLPADFSDKSKHPSAWVTLSNRYYDAEKGHLLYNRYLDELEYAEKLGFDGVCVNEHHQNAYGTMPSPNIMAAMLVRRTSRMKIAMVGNGLPLRDHPLRVAEEVAMLDVISGGRIISGFVRGIGDEYYSMGINPTFSQERFKEAHDLIVQSWTRPGPFAFEGKHYRLRYVNIWPRPLQKPHPPIWIPGFGSKETVEWCADPARKYAYLAVFMPDHLVKWFFDAYREAASGFGYEPSPYQMGHLFPIYVAKTDKQALEEAGEHALWLYHKGLRHKWEMLFPPGYTSVSSMRRITGFAHELNWEAMDIKELNDKGYCLLGSVETVRERLVKYIRELNFGLLLPLLHFGDMPHDRTIRNMELFASDVMPFLKREFKAMEDKWSQAA; from the coding sequence ATGAAATTCTACTTCTTCCATCTGATGCCGTGGCCGGACCTTCCTGCCGACTTCAGCGACAAGAGCAAACACCCTTCCGCCTGGGTCACTTTGTCCAATCGGTACTACGACGCGGAAAAGGGACATCTTCTCTATAACCGCTATCTCGACGAACTCGAGTACGCCGAAAAGCTCGGTTTCGACGGGGTGTGCGTCAACGAGCACCATCAGAACGCGTACGGCACGATGCCGTCGCCGAACATCATGGCGGCTATGCTGGTGCGGCGAACCAGCCGCATGAAGATCGCGATGGTCGGTAACGGGCTGCCGCTTCGCGATCATCCCCTGCGGGTCGCGGAGGAAGTCGCGATGCTCGACGTCATCAGCGGCGGCCGGATCATCTCGGGCTTCGTCCGCGGCATCGGCGACGAATACTACTCGATGGGCATCAATCCCACGTTTTCCCAGGAGCGCTTCAAAGAAGCTCACGACCTGATTGTTCAGTCGTGGACCAGGCCCGGACCGTTCGCATTCGAAGGCAAGCACTACCGGCTGCGCTACGTAAACATATGGCCGCGCCCGCTGCAGAAGCCTCATCCGCCGATCTGGATACCCGGCTTCGGCAGCAAGGAGACCGTGGAATGGTGCGCCGACCCGGCGCGCAAGTATGCCTACCTCGCGGTATTCATGCCGGACCATTTGGTGAAATGGTTTTTCGACGCCTACCGCGAAGCCGCAAGCGGATTCGGGTACGAACCGTCTCCTTATCAGATGGGGCACCTGTTCCCGATCTACGTGGCCAAGACGGACAAGCAGGCCTTAGAGGAAGCCGGCGAGCATGCGCTCTGGCTATATCACAAGGGACTGCGGCACAAATGGGAGATGCTGTTTCCGCCCGGATATACGTCGGTTTCCTCGATGCGCCGCATCACCGGCTTCGCGCACGAGCTCAACTGGGAAGCGATGGACATAAAGGAACTGAACGACAAGGGCTATTGCCTGCTGGGCAGCGTCGAAACCGTCCGCGAACGGCTGGTCAAGTATATCAGGGAGCTTAATTTCGGCCTCCTGCTGCCATTGCTTCATTTCGGCGATATGCCGCACGACCGCACGATCAGGAACATGGAGCTGTTTGCGTCCGACGTGATGCCCTTCCTCAAGCGCGAATTCAAAGCGATGGAAGACAAGTGGTCGCAGGCGGCATAG
- a CDS encoding universal stress protein has translation MAFPYRRILAPIEFDETAHAVLESAMRIGAQTGGTVFLTHVVPMVIAPTGMPNYVDIYKDQEKIAQEKMEAIVQRQRAEVKCELMTRIGDPAHEILALERQIAADLIVLATHGRKGVRRMLLGSVAEAVLRDATCPVMTVQRQESDVHLVAKWMTPDPISAEPAEKLAAVRAKMLSGHFRSMPVVSGGKLAGIITDRDLRRHEGYLDHTEVRLAMTTEVVTVGTTTPIHEAAKLLLERKIGALPVVEGERLVGVISTSDVLRAFVETT, from the coding sequence ATGGCTTTTCCATACAGACGGATCCTCGCCCCAATCGAGTTCGATGAGACTGCGCATGCGGTGCTGGAGTCGGCGATGCGGATTGGCGCGCAGACGGGCGGGACAGTGTTCCTCACACACGTCGTCCCGATGGTCATCGCGCCGACCGGGATGCCCAATTACGTGGACATCTACAAGGACCAGGAAAAGATCGCGCAGGAGAAGATGGAGGCCATCGTCCAACGCCAGCGCGCGGAGGTCAAATGCGAATTGATGACCCGGATCGGCGACCCGGCCCATGAGATCCTGGCCCTGGAGCGGCAGATTGCGGCCGATCTGATCGTCCTCGCGACCCATGGTCGCAAGGGCGTGCGCCGGATGCTGCTCGGCAGCGTGGCCGAGGCAGTGCTGCGCGACGCCACCTGTCCGGTCATGACCGTGCAGCGCCAGGAGTCCGACGTGCACCTGGTCGCCAAATGGATGACGCCCGATCCGATAAGCGCCGAGCCGGCCGAAAAGCTCGCGGCCGTGCGAGCCAAAATGCTTTCCGGCCACTTCCGCTCAATGCCCGTGGTGAGCGGGGGCAAGCTCGCCGGAATCATCACCGATCGCGATCTGCGCCGCCACGAGGGTTACCTCGACCATACCGAGGTCAGGCTCGCGATGACCACCGAAGTCGTTACGGTTGGGACCACGACCCCGATTCACGAGGCCGCCAAACTCCTGCTCGAGCGCAAGATCGGAGCACTGCCTGTGGTCGAGGGCGAGCGTCTGGTCGGAGTCATCTCGACCAGCGACGTGTTGCGCGCGTTTGTGGAGACGACCTGA